The following are encoded in a window of Fusarium falciforme chromosome 11, complete sequence genomic DNA:
- a CDS encoding AA-permease domain-containing protein produces the protein MAYQREIEMQAIPPPPQKPVILVENSFAVTISEPEKPVPEPTGAFNRLLHSFGPASNSSDDGMSLSSHGTAHGPHGRFFSLRRANYKSANTQLARELKNRHLQMIAFGGSIGTGLFVASGVALYRGGPASLLLAFVIMGVMQFFTMQALGELSVAFPVGGSFANYSTRFLDPSWGFAMGWNYTLQYLIVLPLEIIAGAFTTMYWNPEPSKSIFVAMFLVIIAGINLLGVRGYGEAEFIFSTVKVIAILGFILLGIIINVMGHPDSGYIGFQYWSNPGAFHHGFKGFASVLVTATFSFAGTEMVGLAAAETANPRKSLPAAVKQVFWRISIFYITSILLIGLLVPYNQPRLLGAKFGSDAVASPFVIAIESGGQTVLPSVMNGVILVALISVGNTAVYASSRTLTALAEQSLAPKIFTYIDRRGRPLAAIIFACVVGLLAFLADTDIHTEIFNWLLAISGLSTLFTWASICLCHIRFRKAWELSGYNLSQLAFRSQVGVWGSWVALGSYGMVLVLQFWVAASPIPLEDGEPSTQERVKTFFMQVLTVPIIFAFYLGHKLWCRTKFVRDKDMDVDTGRRYLQTWNEDEAEARKGWPLWKRVYNTMC, from the exons ATGGCCTATCAACGAGAGATTGAGATGCAGGCGataccgccgccgccccagAAGCcagtcatcctcgtcgaaAACAGCTTCGCCGTCACCATTAGCGAGCCGGAGAAGCCGGTCCCGGAGCCAACGGGGGCCTTCAATCGTTTGCTGCACAGCTTTGGTCCAGCTTCCAACAGCTCAGATGATGGCATGAGCCTGAGCAGCCACGGCACAGCCCATGGTCCCCATGGGCGGTTCTTCAGTCTTCGGAGGGCCAACTACAAGTCTGCCAACACGCAATTGGCCCGGGAACTCAAGAATCGTCATCTGCAGATGATTGCCTTTGGTGGTTCAATTG GAACTGGTCTATTCGTCGCGTCAGGAGTAGCTCTCTATCGTGGTGGTCCAGCCTCCCTGTTGCTTGCCTTTGTCATCATGGGCGTCATGCAGTTCTTCACGATGCAGGCTCTAGGCGAGCTTTCCGTGGCTTTCCCAGTTGGCGGATCCTTCGCCAATTACTCGACTCGTTTCTTGGATCCATCTTGGGGCTTTGCGATGGGTTGGAA CTATACCCTCCAGTACCTCATCGTGTTACCGCTTGAAATCATTGCGGGCGCCTTCACTACTATGTACTGGAATCCAGAGCCCAGCAAGTCGATATTTGTTGCCATGTTCCTAGTCATCATCGCGGGCATCAATCTGCTTGGTGTGCGAGGATATGGCGAGGCAGAATTTATCTTCTCCACGGTCAAGGTGATAGCCATTCTAGGATTTAT CCTCCTCGGtatcatcatcaacgtcaTGGGCCATCCAGATAGCGGCTACATCGGGTTCCAATATTGGTCAAACCCTGGAGCTTTCCACCATGGCTTCAAAGGCTTCGCCAGCGTTCTGGTCACGGCAACCTTTTCCTTTGCTGGCACTGAAATGGTTGGACTCGCCGCAGCCGAAACCGCAAACCCCCGAAAATCATTGCCGGCCGCCGTCAAGCAAGTGTTTTGGCGAATCAGCATCTTCTATATCACCTCGATCCTGCTGATCGGCTTGCTGGTGCCTTATAACCAACCTAGGCTACTGGGGGCCAAGTTTGGCTCTGATGCCGTGGCTAGTCCTTTTGTCATTGCCATCGAGAGCGGTGGTCAGACGGTGCTTCCGAGTGTTATGAACGGCGTCATCCTTGTAGCTCTCATCAGCGTTGGCAATACTGCCGTGTATGCCTCGTCCCGCACCCTGACTGCATTGGCAGAGCAGTCTTTGGCGCCAAAGATCTTCACCTACATCGATCGTCGTGGCCGCCCGCTGGCTGCTATCATCTTTGCTTGTGTCGTTGGCCTACTTGCATTTCTCGCCGATACTGACATCCATACCGAAATCTTCAACTGGCTTCTTGCGATCAGTGGGCTCAGCACCCTCTTCACCTGGGCCAGCATCTGCCTCTGCCACATCCGCTTCCGGAAAGCTTGGGAACTATCTGGATATAACCTCTCACAGTTAGCATTCCGCTCCCAAGTCGGCGTATGGGGATCTTGGGTCGCGCTGGGATCTTATGGAATGGTGCTGGTTTTGCAGTTCTGGGTTGCGGCATCCCCAATTCCgcttgaagatggagaaccCTCCACGCAAGAGAGGGTTAAGACTTTCTTCATGCAAGTCCTTACTGTGCCTATAATATTTGCCTTTTATCTAGGTCACAAGCTTTGGTGTCGTACAAAGTTTGTGCGCGACAAGGACATGGATGTTGATACGGGTCGGAGGTATCTGCAGACTTGGAACGAAGACGAGGCGGAGGCGAGAAAAGGCTGGCCCCTCTGGAAACGAGTGTATAATACCATGTGTTAG